In Kogia breviceps isolate mKogBre1 chromosome 7, mKogBre1 haplotype 1, whole genome shotgun sequence, a single window of DNA contains:
- the LMNTD2 gene encoding lamin tail domain-containing protein 2 isoform X1 yields the protein MAPESCQEAEDAEEEAFPSLVDRELVSGHVGPPASTSADSGAPACPQDTKPSSTRMVSSVNPQSSCSRKLLQNQVQKLTLELEEQKEQAQLEKAHLEEWLLQTGDTLRQLEAELQALQKSCLLQLARSSWVGRMLQSSTGSVEVVTAETLMDPSDLSENDQSPTAGEGFRLEDVDWNSIAHRYPNLFTNLESSSDQKPPRAPPLPEFPPATQPERRNSGLYCRQRRHRLKSVEWRCPPLVGNSSSRGTDSEASSCLLAARYHTQKVTGDPPQAPGHIAEQTEAQAQSLCGDSRATSEGCLSLDLRKTHSDRQGKNGQEPESRADPHPRHSGRCPSRWRRRPIWVASCCSSWCATSPCACTASRPARCWSQGTTSRCALLPAALAAPPRTPPPPPLVPHPPPTPSPGVGRGAPQHQAADTLLLGPGARPLPLQPGLRDPPPEPPRRGPQQAPGRALRDPRVQDLRRQHRLVHRPFPALRGPALRRPRGTAAPASTPAQGSGAGGPGRAPAAGVGTSGPSVRTSSPGPDSTKTPYALLGLSPHLPRARPCQDHPSAIQDSPPVLHLPWLRPLRNHPFPRTGSSLTTTLAALPRRTRVQLPRLSTRKLLRQREEPARPEGAAETLPELLPASRIPIPEAELRLEDCQARKEHKLPVSAGAGVRAAPGPAPPGPCPAASQAPPPQVRRKSVDRGCPMVALSVQSTAESRFGFRFLSCPPITADSRWQV from the exons ATGGCCCCTGAGTCTTGTCAGGAGGCTGAAGATGCCGAGGAAGAGGCTTTCCCATCCCTGGTGGACCGAGAACTGGTCAGCGGCCACGTGGGGCCTCCAGCCAGCACCTCTGCCGACTCTGGGGCTCCCGCGTGCCCTCAGGACACCAAGCCCAGCTCCACCAGGATGGTCTCCTCTGTCAACCCGCA GAGCTCGTGCAGTCGGAAGCTCTTGCAAAACCAGGTCCAAAAGCTGACTCTGGAGTTGGAAGAGCAGAAAGAACAGGCCCAGCTG GAGAAGGCACACCTGGAGGAGTGGCTGCTACAGACCGGAGACACCCTGCGGCAGCTGGAGGCCGAGTTGCAGGCCTTGCAGAAGTCCTGCCTCCTGCAGCTGGCCCGCTCCTCCTGGGTGGGCCGCATGCTGCAGTCCTCCACGGGCAGTGTGGAG GTGGTGACGGCAGAGACCCTGATGGACCCCAGTGACCTCTCTGAGAACGATCAGTCCCCCACTGCTGGGGAG GGTTTCCGGCTGGAGGATGTGGACTGGAACAGCATTGCCCACCGGTACCCCAACCTCTTCACCAACCTCGAGTCCAGCTCAGATCAAAA gcccccccgggccccgccgctcccGGAGTTCCCACCGGCCACACAGCCTGAGCGGCGGAACTCAGGGCTGTACTGCCGGCAGAGGAGGCATCGTCTCAAGAGCGTCGAGTGGCGCTGCCCGCCCCTGGTGGGCAACAGCAGCTCCAGGGGCACCGACTCCGAGGCCAGCAGCTGCCTGCTGGCTGCACGTTATCACACCCAGAAAGTGACAGGGGACCCTCCCCAGGCACCAGGCCACATTGCTGAGCAGACAGAGGCACAGGCACAGAGCCTCTGCGGGGACAGTCGAGCGACATCGGAAG GCTGCCTCTCCCTGGATCTCCGGAAAACCCACTCGGACAGGCAGGGCAAGAATGGCCAGGAGCCTGAGTCCCGTGCGGACCCCCACCCCCGGCATTCCGGGCGCTGTCCAAG TCGCTGGAGGAGACGGCCGATCTGGGTGGCTTCGTGCTGCAGCAGCTGGTGCGCGACTTCCCCGTGTGCATGTACCGCTTCCCGCCCAGCACGCTGCTGGAGCCAAGGCACCACGTCACGGTGCGCCCTGCTCCCCGCGGCCCTCGCGGCCCCGCCCCGgaccccgccgccgccgcccctcgTCCCTCACCCGCCGCCGACGCCGTCCCCAGGTGTGGGGCGAGGCGCCCCGCAGCACCAAGCGGCAGACACCCTCCTGCTTGGGCCAGGAGCCCGTCCACTTCCACTCCAGCCGGGACTGCGTGACCCTCCTCCTGAACCCCCAAGGCGAG GTCCTCAGCAAGCACCAGGCCGCGCATTGCGTGACCCCCGTGTGCAGGATCTTCGCCGACAACACCGACTTGTCCATCGACCGTTTCCCGCTCTCAGAGGCCCGGCCCTGCGCCGACCTCGCGGAACAGCAGCCCCTGCCTCGACCCCCGCGCAAGGGTCGGGTGCAGGAGGCCCGGGCCGGGCGCCGGCGGCCGGGGTGGGGACCTCGGGGCCCTCAGTCCGTACCTCCTCCCCAGGCCCAGACTCCACAAAGACCCCATACGCCCTGCTAGGActgtccccccacctccccagggcccGCCCTTGCCAGGACCACCCGTCAGCTATTCAGGATTCCCCTCCAGTCCTCCACCTCCCCTGGCTCCGTCCCCTCCGGAACCACCCCTTCCCGCGGACAGGCTCTTCTCTCACGACCACCCTCGCCGCCCTTCCCCGCAGGACGCGGGTCCAGTTGCCCCGCCTGAGCACCAGAAAGCTCCTCCGCCAGCGAGAGGAACCAGCGCGGCCCGAGGGCGCCGCCGAGaccctcccagagctcctgcccgCCAGCCGCATCCCCATCCCCG AGGCCGAGCTGCGCCTCGAGGACTGCCAGGCTAGGAAGGAACACAAGCTCCCGGTGAGCGCTGGCGCGGGAGTCCGGGCAGCCCCCGGCCCAGCCCCGCCCGGCCCCTGCCCTGCGGCCtctcaggccccgcccccccAGGTGCGCCGGAAGAGCGTGGACCGCGGCTGTCCGATGGTGGCGCTGTCGGTGCAGAGCACGGCCGAGAGCAGGTTCGGCTTCCGCTTCCTCAGCTGCCCGCCCATCACCGCGGACTCGCGCTGGCAGGTGTAG
- the LMNTD2 gene encoding lamin tail domain-containing protein 2 isoform X6: MAPESCQEAEDAEEEAFPSLVDRELVSGHVGPPASTSADSGAPACPQDTKPSSTRMVSSVNPQSSCSRKLLQNQVQKLTLELEEQKEQAQLEKAHLEEWLLQTGDTLRQLEAELQALQKSCLLQLARSSWVGRMLQSSTGSVEVVTAETLMDPSDLSENDQSPTAGEGFRLEDVDWNSIAHRYPNLFTNLESSSDQKHQATLLSRQRHRHRASAGTVERHRKAASPWISGKPTRTGRARMARSLSPVRTPTPGIPGAVQVAGGDGRSGWLRAAAAGARLPRVHVPLPAQHAAGAKAPRHGVGRGAPQHQAADTLLLGPGARPLPLQPGLRDPPPEPPRRGPQQAPGRALRDPRVQDLRRQHRLVHRPFPALRGPALRRPRGTAAPASTPAQGSGAGGPGRAPAAGVGTSGPSVRTSSPGPDSTKTPYALLGLSPHLPRARPCQDHPSAIQDSPPVLHLPWLRPLRNHPFPRTGSSLTTTLAALPRRTRVQLPRLSTRKLLRQREEPARPEGAAETLPELLPASRIPIPEAELRLEDCQARKEHKLPVSAGAGVRAAPGPAPPGPCPAASQAPPPQVRRKSVDRGCPMVALSVQSTAESRFGFRFLSCPPITADSRWQV, translated from the exons ATGGCCCCTGAGTCTTGTCAGGAGGCTGAAGATGCCGAGGAAGAGGCTTTCCCATCCCTGGTGGACCGAGAACTGGTCAGCGGCCACGTGGGGCCTCCAGCCAGCACCTCTGCCGACTCTGGGGCTCCCGCGTGCCCTCAGGACACCAAGCCCAGCTCCACCAGGATGGTCTCCTCTGTCAACCCGCA GAGCTCGTGCAGTCGGAAGCTCTTGCAAAACCAGGTCCAAAAGCTGACTCTGGAGTTGGAAGAGCAGAAAGAACAGGCCCAGCTG GAGAAGGCACACCTGGAGGAGTGGCTGCTACAGACCGGAGACACCCTGCGGCAGCTGGAGGCCGAGTTGCAGGCCTTGCAGAAGTCCTGCCTCCTGCAGCTGGCCCGCTCCTCCTGGGTGGGCCGCATGCTGCAGTCCTCCACGGGCAGTGTGGAG GTGGTGACGGCAGAGACCCTGATGGACCCCAGTGACCTCTCTGAGAACGATCAGTCCCCCACTGCTGGGGAG GGTTTCCGGCTGGAGGATGTGGACTGGAACAGCATTGCCCACCGGTACCCCAACCTCTTCACCAACCTCGAGTCCAGCTCAGATCAAAA GCACCAGGCCACATTGCTGAGCAGACAGAGGCACAGGCACAGAGCCTCTGCGGGGACAGTCGAGCGACATCGGAAG GCTGCCTCTCCCTGGATCTCCGGAAAACCCACTCGGACAGGCAGGGCAAGAATGGCCAGGAGCCTGAGTCCCGTGCGGACCCCCACCCCCGGCATTCCGGGCGCTGTCCAAG TCGCTGGAGGAGACGGCCGATCTGGGTGGCTTCGTGCTGCAGCAGCTGGTGCGCGACTTCCCCGTGTGCATGTACCGCTTCCCGCCCAGCACGCTGCTGGAGCCAAGGCACCACGTCACG GTGTGGGGCGAGGCGCCCCGCAGCACCAAGCGGCAGACACCCTCCTGCTTGGGCCAGGAGCCCGTCCACTTCCACTCCAGCCGGGACTGCGTGACCCTCCTCCTGAACCCCCAAGGCGAG GTCCTCAGCAAGCACCAGGCCGCGCATTGCGTGACCCCCGTGTGCAGGATCTTCGCCGACAACACCGACTTGTCCATCGACCGTTTCCCGCTCTCAGAGGCCCGGCCCTGCGCCGACCTCGCGGAACAGCAGCCCCTGCCTCGACCCCCGCGCAAGGGTCGGGTGCAGGAGGCCCGGGCCGGGCGCCGGCGGCCGGGGTGGGGACCTCGGGGCCCTCAGTCCGTACCTCCTCCCCAGGCCCAGACTCCACAAAGACCCCATACGCCCTGCTAGGActgtccccccacctccccagggcccGCCCTTGCCAGGACCACCCGTCAGCTATTCAGGATTCCCCTCCAGTCCTCCACCTCCCCTGGCTCCGTCCCCTCCGGAACCACCCCTTCCCGCGGACAGGCTCTTCTCTCACGACCACCCTCGCCGCCCTTCCCCGCAGGACGCGGGTCCAGTTGCCCCGCCTGAGCACCAGAAAGCTCCTCCGCCAGCGAGAGGAACCAGCGCGGCCCGAGGGCGCCGCCGAGaccctcccagagctcctgcccgCCAGCCGCATCCCCATCCCCG AGGCCGAGCTGCGCCTCGAGGACTGCCAGGCTAGGAAGGAACACAAGCTCCCGGTGAGCGCTGGCGCGGGAGTCCGGGCAGCCCCCGGCCCAGCCCCGCCCGGCCCCTGCCCTGCGGCCtctcaggccccgcccccccAGGTGCGCCGGAAGAGCGTGGACCGCGGCTGTCCGATGGTGGCGCTGTCGGTGCAGAGCACGGCCGAGAGCAGGTTCGGCTTCCGCTTCCTCAGCTGCCCGCCCATCACCGCGGACTCGCGCTGGCAGGTGTAG
- the LMNTD2 gene encoding lamin tail domain-containing protein 2 isoform X9, producing the protein MAPESCQEAEDAEEEAFPSLVDRELVSGHVGPPASTSADSGAPACPQDTKPSSTRMVSSVNPQSSCSRKLLQNQVQKLTLELEEQKEQAQLEKAHLEEWLLQTGDTLRQLEAELQALQKSCLLQLARSSWVGRMLQSSTGSVEVVTAETLMDPSDLSENDQSPTAGEGFRLEDVDWNSIAHRYPNLFTNLESSSDQKQAASPWISGKPTRTGRARMARSLSPVRTPTPGIPGAVQVAGGDGRSGWLRAAAAGARLPRVHVPLPAQHAAGAKAPRHGVGRGAPQHQAADTLLLGPGARPLPLQPGLRDPPPEPPRRGPQQAPGRALRDPRVQDLRRQHRLVHRPFPALRGPALRRPRGTAAPASTPAQGSGAGGPGRAPAAGVGTSGPSVRTSSPGPDSTKTPYALLGLSPHLPRARPCQDHPSAIQDSPPVLHLPWLRPLRNHPFPRTGSSLTTTLAALPRRTRVQLPRLSTRKLLRQREEPARPEGAAETLPELLPASRIPIPEAELRLEDCQARKEHKLPVSAGAGVRAAPGPAPPGPCPAASQAPPPQVRRKSVDRGCPMVALSVQSTAESRFGFRFLSCPPITADSRWQV; encoded by the exons ATGGCCCCTGAGTCTTGTCAGGAGGCTGAAGATGCCGAGGAAGAGGCTTTCCCATCCCTGGTGGACCGAGAACTGGTCAGCGGCCACGTGGGGCCTCCAGCCAGCACCTCTGCCGACTCTGGGGCTCCCGCGTGCCCTCAGGACACCAAGCCCAGCTCCACCAGGATGGTCTCCTCTGTCAACCCGCA GAGCTCGTGCAGTCGGAAGCTCTTGCAAAACCAGGTCCAAAAGCTGACTCTGGAGTTGGAAGAGCAGAAAGAACAGGCCCAGCTG GAGAAGGCACACCTGGAGGAGTGGCTGCTACAGACCGGAGACACCCTGCGGCAGCTGGAGGCCGAGTTGCAGGCCTTGCAGAAGTCCTGCCTCCTGCAGCTGGCCCGCTCCTCCTGGGTGGGCCGCATGCTGCAGTCCTCCACGGGCAGTGTGGAG GTGGTGACGGCAGAGACCCTGATGGACCCCAGTGACCTCTCTGAGAACGATCAGTCCCCCACTGCTGGGGAG GGTTTCCGGCTGGAGGATGTGGACTGGAACAGCATTGCCCACCGGTACCCCAACCTCTTCACCAACCTCGAGTCCAGCTCAGATCAAAA ACAGGCTGCCTCTCCCTGGATCTCCGGAAAACCCACTCGGACAGGCAGGGCAAGAATGGCCAGGAGCCTGAGTCCCGTGCGGACCCCCACCCCCGGCATTCCGGGCGCTGTCCAAG TCGCTGGAGGAGACGGCCGATCTGGGTGGCTTCGTGCTGCAGCAGCTGGTGCGCGACTTCCCCGTGTGCATGTACCGCTTCCCGCCCAGCACGCTGCTGGAGCCAAGGCACCACGTCACG GTGTGGGGCGAGGCGCCCCGCAGCACCAAGCGGCAGACACCCTCCTGCTTGGGCCAGGAGCCCGTCCACTTCCACTCCAGCCGGGACTGCGTGACCCTCCTCCTGAACCCCCAAGGCGAG GTCCTCAGCAAGCACCAGGCCGCGCATTGCGTGACCCCCGTGTGCAGGATCTTCGCCGACAACACCGACTTGTCCATCGACCGTTTCCCGCTCTCAGAGGCCCGGCCCTGCGCCGACCTCGCGGAACAGCAGCCCCTGCCTCGACCCCCGCGCAAGGGTCGGGTGCAGGAGGCCCGGGCCGGGCGCCGGCGGCCGGGGTGGGGACCTCGGGGCCCTCAGTCCGTACCTCCTCCCCAGGCCCAGACTCCACAAAGACCCCATACGCCCTGCTAGGActgtccccccacctccccagggcccGCCCTTGCCAGGACCACCCGTCAGCTATTCAGGATTCCCCTCCAGTCCTCCACCTCCCCTGGCTCCGTCCCCTCCGGAACCACCCCTTCCCGCGGACAGGCTCTTCTCTCACGACCACCCTCGCCGCCCTTCCCCGCAGGACGCGGGTCCAGTTGCCCCGCCTGAGCACCAGAAAGCTCCTCCGCCAGCGAGAGGAACCAGCGCGGCCCGAGGGCGCCGCCGAGaccctcccagagctcctgcccgCCAGCCGCATCCCCATCCCCG AGGCCGAGCTGCGCCTCGAGGACTGCCAGGCTAGGAAGGAACACAAGCTCCCGGTGAGCGCTGGCGCGGGAGTCCGGGCAGCCCCCGGCCCAGCCCCGCCCGGCCCCTGCCCTGCGGCCtctcaggccccgcccccccAGGTGCGCCGGAAGAGCGTGGACCGCGGCTGTCCGATGGTGGCGCTGTCGGTGCAGAGCACGGCCGAGAGCAGGTTCGGCTTCCGCTTCCTCAGCTGCCCGCCCATCACCGCGGACTCGCGCTGGCAGGTGTAG
- the LMNTD2 gene encoding lamin tail domain-containing protein 2 isoform X11: MAPESCQEAEDAEEEAFPSLVDRELVSGHVGPPASTSADSGAPACPQDTKPSSTRMVSSVNPQSSCSRKLLQNQVQKLTLELEEQKEQAQLEKAHLEEWLLQTGDTLRQLEAELQALQKSCLLQLARSSWVGRMLQSSTGSVEVVTAETLMDPSDLSENDQSPTAGEGFRLEDVDWNSIAHRYPNLFTNLESSSDQKHQATLLSRQRHRHRASAGTVERHRKAASPWISGKPTRTGRARMARSLSPVRTPTPGIPGAVQGVGRGAPQHQAADTLLLGPGARPLPLQPGLRDPPPEPPRRGPQQAPGRALRDPRVQDLRRQHRLVHRPFPALRGPALRRPRGTAAPASTPAQGSGAGGPGRAPAAGVGTSGPSVRTSSPGPDSTKTPYALLGLSPHLPRARPCQDHPSAIQDSPPVLHLPWLRPLRNHPFPRTGSSLTTTLAALPRRTRVQLPRLSTRKLLRQREEPARPEGAAETLPELLPASRIPIPEAELRLEDCQARKEHKLPVSAGAGVRAAPGPAPPGPCPAASQAPPPQVRRKSVDRGCPMVALSVQSTAESRFGFRFLSCPPITADSRWQV; encoded by the exons ATGGCCCCTGAGTCTTGTCAGGAGGCTGAAGATGCCGAGGAAGAGGCTTTCCCATCCCTGGTGGACCGAGAACTGGTCAGCGGCCACGTGGGGCCTCCAGCCAGCACCTCTGCCGACTCTGGGGCTCCCGCGTGCCCTCAGGACACCAAGCCCAGCTCCACCAGGATGGTCTCCTCTGTCAACCCGCA GAGCTCGTGCAGTCGGAAGCTCTTGCAAAACCAGGTCCAAAAGCTGACTCTGGAGTTGGAAGAGCAGAAAGAACAGGCCCAGCTG GAGAAGGCACACCTGGAGGAGTGGCTGCTACAGACCGGAGACACCCTGCGGCAGCTGGAGGCCGAGTTGCAGGCCTTGCAGAAGTCCTGCCTCCTGCAGCTGGCCCGCTCCTCCTGGGTGGGCCGCATGCTGCAGTCCTCCACGGGCAGTGTGGAG GTGGTGACGGCAGAGACCCTGATGGACCCCAGTGACCTCTCTGAGAACGATCAGTCCCCCACTGCTGGGGAG GGTTTCCGGCTGGAGGATGTGGACTGGAACAGCATTGCCCACCGGTACCCCAACCTCTTCACCAACCTCGAGTCCAGCTCAGATCAAAA GCACCAGGCCACATTGCTGAGCAGACAGAGGCACAGGCACAGAGCCTCTGCGGGGACAGTCGAGCGACATCGGAAG GCTGCCTCTCCCTGGATCTCCGGAAAACCCACTCGGACAGGCAGGGCAAGAATGGCCAGGAGCCTGAGTCCCGTGCGGACCCCCACCCCCGGCATTCCGGGCGCTGTCCAAG GTGTGGGGCGAGGCGCCCCGCAGCACCAAGCGGCAGACACCCTCCTGCTTGGGCCAGGAGCCCGTCCACTTCCACTCCAGCCGGGACTGCGTGACCCTCCTCCTGAACCCCCAAGGCGAG GTCCTCAGCAAGCACCAGGCCGCGCATTGCGTGACCCCCGTGTGCAGGATCTTCGCCGACAACACCGACTTGTCCATCGACCGTTTCCCGCTCTCAGAGGCCCGGCCCTGCGCCGACCTCGCGGAACAGCAGCCCCTGCCTCGACCCCCGCGCAAGGGTCGGGTGCAGGAGGCCCGGGCCGGGCGCCGGCGGCCGGGGTGGGGACCTCGGGGCCCTCAGTCCGTACCTCCTCCCCAGGCCCAGACTCCACAAAGACCCCATACGCCCTGCTAGGActgtccccccacctccccagggcccGCCCTTGCCAGGACCACCCGTCAGCTATTCAGGATTCCCCTCCAGTCCTCCACCTCCCCTGGCTCCGTCCCCTCCGGAACCACCCCTTCCCGCGGACAGGCTCTTCTCTCACGACCACCCTCGCCGCCCTTCCCCGCAGGACGCGGGTCCAGTTGCCCCGCCTGAGCACCAGAAAGCTCCTCCGCCAGCGAGAGGAACCAGCGCGGCCCGAGGGCGCCGCCGAGaccctcccagagctcctgcccgCCAGCCGCATCCCCATCCCCG AGGCCGAGCTGCGCCTCGAGGACTGCCAGGCTAGGAAGGAACACAAGCTCCCGGTGAGCGCTGGCGCGGGAGTCCGGGCAGCCCCCGGCCCAGCCCCGCCCGGCCCCTGCCCTGCGGCCtctcaggccccgcccccccAGGTGCGCCGGAAGAGCGTGGACCGCGGCTGTCCGATGGTGGCGCTGTCGGTGCAGAGCACGGCCGAGAGCAGGTTCGGCTTCCGCTTCCTCAGCTGCCCGCCCATCACCGCGGACTCGCGCTGGCAGGTGTAG
- the LMNTD2 gene encoding lamin tail domain-containing protein 2 isoform X8 has protein sequence MAPESCQEAEDAEEEAFPSLVDRELVSGHVGPPASTSADSGAPACPQDTKPSSTRMVSSVNPQSSCSRKLLQNQVQKLTLELEEQKEQAQLEKAHLEEWLLQTGDTLRQLEAELQALQKSCLLQLARSSWVGRMLQSSTGSVEVVTAETLMDPSDLSENDQSPTAGETGCLSLDLRKTHSDRQGKNGQEPESRADPHPRHSGRCPSRWRRRPIWVASCCSSWCATSPCACTASRPARCWSQGTTSRCALLPAALAAPPRTPPPPPLVPHPPPTPSPGVGRGAPQHQAADTLLLGPGARPLPLQPGLRDPPPEPPRRGPQQAPGRALRDPRVQDLRRQHRLVHRPFPALRGPALRRPRGTAAPASTPAQGSGAGGPGRAPAAGVGTSGPSVRTSSPGPDSTKTPYALLGLSPHLPRARPCQDHPSAIQDSPPVLHLPWLRPLRNHPFPRTGSSLTTTLAALPRRTRVQLPRLSTRKLLRQREEPARPEGAAETLPELLPASRIPIPEAELRLEDCQARKEHKLPVSAGAGVRAAPGPAPPGPCPAASQAPPPQVRRKSVDRGCPMVALSVQSTAESRFGFRFLSCPPITADSRWQV, from the exons ATGGCCCCTGAGTCTTGTCAGGAGGCTGAAGATGCCGAGGAAGAGGCTTTCCCATCCCTGGTGGACCGAGAACTGGTCAGCGGCCACGTGGGGCCTCCAGCCAGCACCTCTGCCGACTCTGGGGCTCCCGCGTGCCCTCAGGACACCAAGCCCAGCTCCACCAGGATGGTCTCCTCTGTCAACCCGCA GAGCTCGTGCAGTCGGAAGCTCTTGCAAAACCAGGTCCAAAAGCTGACTCTGGAGTTGGAAGAGCAGAAAGAACAGGCCCAGCTG GAGAAGGCACACCTGGAGGAGTGGCTGCTACAGACCGGAGACACCCTGCGGCAGCTGGAGGCCGAGTTGCAGGCCTTGCAGAAGTCCTGCCTCCTGCAGCTGGCCCGCTCCTCCTGGGTGGGCCGCATGCTGCAGTCCTCCACGGGCAGTGTGGAG GTGGTGACGGCAGAGACCCTGATGGACCCCAGTGACCTCTCTGAGAACGATCAGTCCCCCACTGCTGGGGAG ACAGGCTGCCTCTCCCTGGATCTCCGGAAAACCCACTCGGACAGGCAGGGCAAGAATGGCCAGGAGCCTGAGTCCCGTGCGGACCCCCACCCCCGGCATTCCGGGCGCTGTCCAAG TCGCTGGAGGAGACGGCCGATCTGGGTGGCTTCGTGCTGCAGCAGCTGGTGCGCGACTTCCCCGTGTGCATGTACCGCTTCCCGCCCAGCACGCTGCTGGAGCCAAGGCACCACGTCACGGTGCGCCCTGCTCCCCGCGGCCCTCGCGGCCCCGCCCCGgaccccgccgccgccgcccctcgTCCCTCACCCGCCGCCGACGCCGTCCCCAGGTGTGGGGCGAGGCGCCCCGCAGCACCAAGCGGCAGACACCCTCCTGCTTGGGCCAGGAGCCCGTCCACTTCCACTCCAGCCGGGACTGCGTGACCCTCCTCCTGAACCCCCAAGGCGAG GTCCTCAGCAAGCACCAGGCCGCGCATTGCGTGACCCCCGTGTGCAGGATCTTCGCCGACAACACCGACTTGTCCATCGACCGTTTCCCGCTCTCAGAGGCCCGGCCCTGCGCCGACCTCGCGGAACAGCAGCCCCTGCCTCGACCCCCGCGCAAGGGTCGGGTGCAGGAGGCCCGGGCCGGGCGCCGGCGGCCGGGGTGGGGACCTCGGGGCCCTCAGTCCGTACCTCCTCCCCAGGCCCAGACTCCACAAAGACCCCATACGCCCTGCTAGGActgtccccccacctccccagggcccGCCCTTGCCAGGACCACCCGTCAGCTATTCAGGATTCCCCTCCAGTCCTCCACCTCCCCTGGCTCCGTCCCCTCCGGAACCACCCCTTCCCGCGGACAGGCTCTTCTCTCACGACCACCCTCGCCGCCCTTCCCCGCAGGACGCGGGTCCAGTTGCCCCGCCTGAGCACCAGAAAGCTCCTCCGCCAGCGAGAGGAACCAGCGCGGCCCGAGGGCGCCGCCGAGaccctcccagagctcctgcccgCCAGCCGCATCCCCATCCCCG AGGCCGAGCTGCGCCTCGAGGACTGCCAGGCTAGGAAGGAACACAAGCTCCCGGTGAGCGCTGGCGCGGGAGTCCGGGCAGCCCCCGGCCCAGCCCCGCCCGGCCCCTGCCCTGCGGCCtctcaggccccgcccccccAGGTGCGCCGGAAGAGCGTGGACCGCGGCTGTCCGATGGTGGCGCTGTCGGTGCAGAGCACGGCCGAGAGCAGGTTCGGCTTCCGCTTCCTCAGCTGCCCGCCCATCACCGCGGACTCGCGCTGGCAGGTGTAG